The DNA sequence TAAAACACTCAGGTTTTACCAATTTTCCATACATCCCGCATCTTCGGGGTCATTGCACAGCAGCCACTGTTCGGCAAAACGGGCGAAATCAAAGAAATTAACATTACCGTCCGTCGGCGTAAAGTCAGCACCTTCGCAGTTTTCCTCCTCGGCGCAATCGATACGCAGCCAATTATCGGACATAATTTTAAGGTCTTCATAATCAACATGGCAATCACCGCTGATGTCCGAGGTCAGGCCATAGCCTGCAGACAGAACGTCAGCGCAGTTGGAGATGATGGTGCCAACGAAAGTGTTTATGCTGTTCCCAGCCAAAAAATTAATACGGCCTACAGCGCTCATGTTATCTACGTTATTACTGCTTGAGGTTACATACTTTGTATAACTATCCACGCTGCCCCCAGAGAGCGAAAAAGTCACGGTCTGGGAAGAGGAGTTCTGATTTACAGCAACAATAACCACAGTGTCGTCGCTTTTATACGCAGTTATATAAACACCAGAAGCGGGGTTGGCTGTCGCACTTACCCTGACGTATCCCGGCCGGACGAATTTAGCGAAATGGCTCATACAGTAACCGCGCTTGGTGATATTTCCGCCATTTTCTTCCATTAAGCCGTAGTATCTTTTTATATACCACCATATGTATGCATTCATGTTAGCAGCCATACAATCATGAATCTCTTTGCCCACACCCAAAGCAAGGGGCCACTCGTCCGCATCATGTGCACTCTCAGTATAATGCTCGGTCATCCATATCTCTTTACCTTTGCTTCTTGCCAAAGGATAATCAGCGAGGCCTCCTCCATAAATATGGCCGGCGATGATATCTGTCTGCGCTTCGGCAGATGGGTCGTTTAGTATCGGGTCAGTAAAACTACGAGCGAAACGATACGACTCAGCAACCATCACCCGGGTTGGAATTACTGACGCATTATTTACAAGAAAATTTCTCATTTGTGTCGACGTCCAGTCACATGACTCGTAGCTTACAGTGACATCGGGCTCGTTTTGAAGGGAGACGGCATACAGAGGGGCATTATTATCTGACATATAATCAGCAAAATCACTTAAATAAGTAGCATAAGCACCATATGAACCTGTACTCAATTGACCTCCGACGAGATTATTGTTAGTTTTCATAGATGCCGGGGGTGACCATGGTGATGCGAACACAATCGCCCCGTGGGTGTTTATAGCTCTATATGGAGCCCAAACTTGGCCGCTCCAGTCGGTATCGTTCGGTGGAACATCGATGCGCATAATGGTCATGCCGATTTGTCCGGGACCGTTGCCAAAAGCCGTATCAACATCGGCATCATTTAATAAACCATGGCTCCATCTGGGAAAATGCATGCCGCCAAAGCCCCTGATAGTCTGGTGCGTAGTGTTTAAATCAATGTTTACGGTTTTTGGCTCAACCGTCACCACCTCTGTATCAAGTGTTATATCATCAAGATACACCGTGCCTGTGTCTCCGGGGCGGCCATCACCGAAGCCGATAGTAATGCTCGCAATGTTGGCCAGGTTCACATCATTAAATTTCGTTAGCGCTATATTCCACCCATTCCATTGTTCATATTTGGCATAGTTGATATTGTCGTACACGGTCTTGGTCCCCGCGGGGTTGTCACCGTCTGTCAGTCTCACATACATCTGCTCACCAATCGGGTTGGTCATCTGCCCATGGAGGTTCAGTACCAATGCATTCGCGCCCAGGCCGAGCCAGTCGTGGTTGTTTATCCCCAAATCAGCGATATCCGCGTAGACCTCAGAATAATAGGGCGGCAGATTGTTGTCATACGAGTACTTCATTGAGTTGCCGTCGATAGAAATGGTTGTCTCAACGGAAATCTCAGCTGCGGTACTGTCAGTATCCCATACTGCTTCTAATTCTGAATCATCACCATAAGAATCAAAATCCTCCATTACGAAGTACGATGATGTCGTAAAGCTCCAGACTTCGCCTTTAAAGATTGTGTAGTCGGGCGCGTCATTGACCTCATCGATACGCCAGTAGTAGGTTGTATTCAAGTTAAGAAGGCCGAGCGAGTCATAACTCGTAGTTGAATGGTCTTGACTGACCAGTACGCCCAGCGTATTACTCCTGTTAGCATCAGTTACTGCGGTTTCATTTGTTCCGAAGTATATATCGTGTGTTTCAGCAAGTCCGCCCTGTAACCAGCTAAGGACAGCATCTATCGGTGCGTCTTCCGCTCCGTTAAACGGCACCGGACGCTGGGCATATGGTGTCTCGGCAAATGCTATCGATGCGTTCGGCTCCACCTGTATGGCGTTGACAAAGGCAAAAGGCTGGTTTTCTGGACTGCTTGGGCCCCTTTCGCTCGTCAGGATAATCCTGCCAAAATCATCTGATGTGGCTCTTCCGCTAAAGGCCCACTTCCAGAAATCATTAGAGGAGCTGGAAGAATAGTTATCAGGCAGAGGCTGATTTATCACTCCGCCGATGAAATCGGCATCAAAAAGATGTGTGCCGTTGGCATACCATTTAGCGACCCGATTGACATCTCCGGTGACTCGGGCGTCCCAAGCCCATATGGTTATGTTGCAGTCCCGGTTGGTCCCAAGTCCCCACAGCGTGATAGTAACTCCGCTTGGGCTTACCCCATAGACAAAATCACGATAAATCCTCTCGCCTGCCCGCTGGGAATAATAGCATGGGTCGCCAGGCATCACGGGAGTGCCGGCGTATCTCGACCATGAACCGCAAGGGTCGTCGCGTCTGACTGTGTTAATGCTGCCGCTTAGGTCAATTATAATACCATTTACCTCGCTGCCGGTGTTTGTAGTGCTAAACTGAACAAAACTGGTCTGTGTGTTTGGTTCGTTATTGTCTTGCGAGTAGTTAAGGTCCAGCCGCAGTACTGGTGGTGTAGTTACAGCATCGGTGGTTGCCGAGCGAGCAAGCGCCCAGCTGGTCTGATTCAAAGCGCTGTCACGTGCCCTGACCCTGAATGTGTACACAGTACTCTCAGTAAGGCCTGTAGCAATGTAATTGGTGTCTGTTTGCCATGTGCTGCTGGCTGAGGGGATATTGGAGCACTCAAACAAGTACTGTATGGGAACACTACCGGCTTGATCCAAAGCAGTTACTGCAGCCATCTGAATTGAGTTTGGCCCAAGTGTTATCGGGACAATCCGCCACTTCGCCGGGCTCGGCCTTGGAGCAGTGGTATCGCCGTAACAGGGTGATAAAGCAAGGGCTGAAATAAAAAGTAAATACAAGGAAAAATGCTTAGCAGTCATTTTTTGTATTCCTCCTTATCTTAGTAAACTATTTAAGCTTTACCAATTTTCCATACAACCCGTGTCCTCCGGGTCATTACACAGCAGCCACTGCTCAGCAAAACGGGCGAAATCGAAGAGGTCAACATTGCCGTCCGTCGGCGTAAAGTCAGCACCTTCGCAGTTTTCCTCCTCGGCGCAATCGGTATGCAGCCAGTTGTCGGCTATGATTTTGAGGTCTTCGTAGTTAACGTAGCAATCACCGCTGATGTCCGAGGTCAGGCCATAGCCTGCGTCCAGGATTGCGTCGCAATCAGGCGAGGTTGTGCCCGTCAGGTGGATGGTGGTGATTGAATACGCCGGCAGCG is a window from the Phycisphaerae bacterium genome containing:
- a CDS encoding glycoside hydrolase family 30 beta sandwich domain-containing protein — encoded protein: MTAKHFSLYLLFISALALSPCYGDTTAPRPSPAKWRIVPITLGPNSIQMAAVTALDQAGSVPIQYLFECSNIPSASSTWQTDTNYIATGLTESTVYTFRVRARDSALNQTSWALARSATTDAVTTPPVLRLDLNYSQDNNEPNTQTSFVQFSTTNTGSEVNGIIIDLSGSINTVRRDDPCGSWSRYAGTPVMPGDPCYYSQRAGERIYRDFVYGVSPSGVTITLWGLGTNRDCNITIWAWDARVTGDVNRVAKWYANGTHLFDADFIGGVINQPLPDNYSSSSSNDFWKWAFSGRATSDDFGRIILTSERGPSSPENQPFAFVNAIQVEPNASIAFAETPYAQRPVPFNGAEDAPIDAVLSWLQGGLAETHDIYFGTNETAVTDANRSNTLGVLVSQDHSTTSYDSLGLLNLNTTYYWRIDEVNDAPDYTIFKGEVWSFTTSSYFVMEDFDSYGDDSELEAVWDTDSTAAEISVETTISIDGNSMKYSYDNNLPPYYSEVYADIADLGINNHDWLGLGANALVLNLHGQMTNPIGEQMYVRLTDGDNPAGTKTVYDNINYAKYEQWNGWNIALTKFNDVNLANIASITIGFGDGRPGDTGTVYLDDITLDTEVVTVEPKTVNIDLNTTHQTIRGFGGMHFPRWSHGLLNDADVDTAFGNGPGQIGMTIMRIDVPPNDTDWSGQVWAPYRAINTHGAIVFASPWSPPASMKTNNNLVGGQLSTGSYGAYATYLSDFADYMSDNNAPLYAVSLQNEPDVTVSYESCDWTSTQMRNFLVNNASVIPTRVMVAESYRFARSFTDPILNDPSAEAQTDIIAGHIYGGGLADYPLARSKGKEIWMTEHYTESAHDADEWPLALGVGKEIHDCMAANMNAYIWWYIKRYYGLMEENGGNITKRGYCMSHFAKFVRPGYVRVSATANPASGVYITAYKSDDTVVIVAVNQNSSSQTVTFSLSGGSVDSYTKYVTSSSNNVDNMSAVGRINFLAGNSINTFVGTIISNCADVLSAGYGLTSDISGDCHVDYEDLKIMSDNWLRIDCAEEENCEGADFTPTDGNVNFFDFARFAEQWLLCNDPEDAGCMENW